From Antennarius striatus isolate MH-2024 chromosome 14, ASM4005453v1, whole genome shotgun sequence, the proteins below share one genomic window:
- the LOC137607776 gene encoding cilia- and flagella-associated protein 69-like: MATEVRRQTSSLKQKEGEAQNGNILFLRKANLKNRHLFVLKKLLQRNQTGFLLKELPHLAQILNICAEKVIDNPEYVPFLCEALRICGFPFLKEKASDELTYTQEATEFLSDMGCLMKVPQAEVRQQIVESVKSFYVGAAPRQLHDGLQPISPGYRLQLLERSDLAHTLLLSMAAVEHQSAIRLQLLQTLQILSSSSDIYCVSILHARGAETICLHMNEPDPSGQLLLSSCEILWNLLKSCNTEEVTAQLSSIECVTSLKEAFLQQNSSQQGDLQLKNDLLMITTLIAENTSSLLIESLFARQLIALATFPELKSNKPLVENLKPTFTREDFRMKKLLLNLLVYMSKDLATLQLYKEENVVLSLLTLMKPPAALSERGAGSHHWSSMQQEELQLQALAILATIAPLMLDDYMSYQGNTCLLILLDWCVRQDSLLGQGLSFQGTESSRKALVQHCIRVMRSVTSSGVNIVNQDLCDQGIINQLLGMLMQMEVSPDKDDVITLEIKSDIQLILSVLCESDMHRKELFGSEGVEMAVHFLGKGSSNFYSGLGHNKLLLSTLDCVRSCIVGCYTTEDYFLAKKGVCLLLDLLSSSPKCLHCTILATLIELYDNPNTQSYVLSWRGDGGETAPGLLLQLWREQEEDLKVSRNQHGGIADPKKPLHSLYQQEDTKYSFPAKMASAAVLEMSENLRSKIYSIFCKLGFQDLPGLSAKHYVTLGIVKKYLDFKVGEVWEEIGKELTLDGVRPVTPDMEVLDAIREITEDKARRVAAEQKNIMEQQEKEEIREEDLLYSEINSRLKQQELAAKSWDNYVSKTSNYEILKEVRAQREKRQESSRSKPKIFVGQVMSIETTDTPGPAGVKVVLARAALSTQPEHLSTRSGNN, encoded by the exons ATGGCAACTGAAGTACGCCGTCAGACGAGCTCACTGAAGCAGAAGGAAGGGGAGGCGCAGAACGG TAACATTCTCTTTTTACGAAAGGCCAACCTGAAGAACCGGCACCTGTTTGTGCTGAAGAAACTTCTGCAGAGAAACCAAACAGGCTTT CTTTTGAAGGAACTTCCGCACCTTGCACAAATACTGAACATCTGTGCTGAAAAAGTGATCGATAACCCCGAATATGTGCCCTTTTTGTGTGAGGCACTTAGGATTTGTGG ATTTCCCTTCCTGAAGGAGAAAGCATCTGACGAACTGACCTACACCCAGGAGGCCACAGAGTTCCTGTCCGACATGG ggtgtCTGATGAAGGTTCCACAAGCTGAAGTGAGGCAGCAGATAGTTGAGTCGGTGAAGTCCTTCTACGTTGGTGCAGCTCCCAGGCAGCTACATGATG GGCTCCAGCCGATCTCTCCAGGTTAcaggctgcagctgctggagcgCAGTGACCTGGCTCATACGTTGCTTCTGTCCATGGCCGCGGTGGAGCACCAGTCTGCCATCAGGCTGCAGCTCCTGCAAACACTTCAAatcctctccagctcctctg atatatactgtgtgtccatATTACATGCACGGGGAGCAGAGACGATCTGCCTCCATATGAATGAACCCGACCCGTCCGGGCAGCTTCTGCTCAGCTCCTGCGAGATCCTGTGGAACCTCCTGAAGAGTTGCAACACGGAGGAGGTCACAGCTCAGCTCAGCAGCATAGAGTGTGTCAC ATCCCTGAAAGAAGCATTTCTTCAACAAAACAGTTCACAACAAGGTGACCTCCAACTCAAAAATGATCTGCTCATGATCACAACTCTCATTGCTGAAAATACCAGCTCTCTTCTTATT GAGAGTTTATTTGCCCGGCAGCTCATTGCTCTCGCCACATTCCCAGAAT TAAAAAGCAACAAACCCTTGGTGGAAAACCTCAAGCCCACCTTCACTCGTGAAGACTTCAGGATGAAAAAGTTGCTGCTGAATCTGTTGGTGTACATGTCTAAGGACTTGGCTACCCTACAG CTCTATAAAGAAGAAAACGTTGTGCTGTCTCTGCTGACACTCATGAAGCCTCCGGCTGCCCTTTCTGAGCGGGGAGCAGGTTCACATCACTGGTCCTCCATGCAGCAGGAGGAACTCCAGCTGCAAGCGCTCGCAATTCTGGCCACCATCGCTCCGCTGATGCTAGATGATTACATGTCATATCAGGGAAACACATGTCTGTTGATCCTACTGGACTGGTGCGTCAGGCAAG ATTCTCTCTTGGGTCAGGGCCTCAGTTTCCAAGGCACAGAAAGCAGTCGTAAGGCTCTGGTGCAGCATTGTATCAGAGTGATGAGATCTGTGACATCTTCAGGTGTAAACATAGTCAACCAGGACCTCTGTGATCAAGGGATAATCAACCAGCTCCTGG GGATGTTGATGCAGATGGAAGTGAGTCCTGAcaaagatgatgtcatcacgttggagataaagtcagacatTCAGTTGATTCTTTCAGTGCTGTGTGAGAGCGACATGCACAGAAAG GAGCTGTTTGGATCAGAGGGAGTTGAGATGGCTGTTCATTTCCTGGGGAAAGGTTCCAGCAACTTCTACAGCGGCCTGGGACACAACAAGCTCCTCCTGTCCACCTTGGATTGTGTGAG GTCCTGTATTGTGGGCTGCTACACCACAGAAGATTACTTTCTGGCTAAAAAAGGTGTTTGTCTTCTATTGGACTTGCTCAGT TCGAGCCCCAAATGCCTACACTGCACCATCCTGGCCACTCTGATAGAGTTATATGACAACCCCAACACTCAGTCCTATGTCTTGAGCTGgaggggtgatggtggtgagaCAGCTCCCGgactcctgctgcagctgtggagggagcaggaggaggacttGAAGGTCAGCCGAAACCAACATGGAGGGATCGCAG ATCCTAAGAAGCCCCTCCACAGTCTGTACCAGCAAGAGGACACCAAGTATTCATTTCCTGCTAAGATGGCGAGTGCAGCAGTACTAGAGATGTCAGAGAACCTCCGCTCAAAGATTTACTCCATCTTCTGCAAACTTG GATTTCAAGACCTTCCTGGATTGTCTGCAAAGCATTATGTGACGTTGGGCATTGTCAAGAAATACCTGGACTTCAAG GTTGGTGAGGTGTGGGAAGAGATCGGCAAGGAGCTGACACTGGACGGGGTGAGGCCGGTCACTCCCGATATGGAGGTGCTAGACGCTATACGTGAGATCACAGAGGACAAGGCCAGGAGGGTGGCAGCAGAACAAAAGAACATcatggagcagcaggagaaggaggaaatCAGAGAGGAGGACCTCTTGTACTCAGAG ATTAATTCACGCTTGAAGCAACAGGAGCTTGCAGCCAAGTCATGGGACAATTATGTTTCCAAGACATCAAACTATGAGATCCTGAAG GAAGTAAGAGCGCAGAGGGAAAAACGCCAGGAATCATCCAGATCCAAGCCAAAG attttCGTAGGACAGGTCATGTCTATAGAAACTACAGACACTCCGGGGCCTGCAGGAGTCAAAGTGGTGCTGGCCAGAGCTGCTCTTTCAACACAGCCAGAACACCTCAGTACCAGATCTGGAAACAACTGA
- the LOC137607152 gene encoding lysine-specific histone demethylase 2, whose amino-acid sequence MLSDADYPGNTSGARRARKRSSGESPGDGQTLRSSGRQINVRVKRTNNPPPGQSKRKATDTEEEDDQSEKKYRKCEKAGCSATYPVCFASASERCAKNGYTSRWYHLSCGEHFCNECFDHYYRSHKDGYETFASWKKVWTSNGKSEPSLKAFMADQQLPFWVQCTKLDCRKWRQLTKESQLTASLAATYRCGMKFNSIKSEGPDQCSQPEDLRVVEVSDSWWHSMLILPPLFKDSPASPFLSAYYPDCVGMSPSGLPSNVSLTELRADHCRAVQPQIPGLSPYFQPFYQPNECGKALCVRPDMMELDELYEFPEFSRDPTMYLALRNLILASWNKNCKEVLTSQKCAVNIIVRGLVRVRCVQEMDRVLHFMTRKGLINTGVLAVKQPLLPERYCSRNVIVIGAGAAGLAAARQLQNFGSQVMVLEARDRIGGRVWDDTSLGVTVGGGAQIVNGCVNNPIALMCEQMGIRMHKLGERCDLFQEGGQVTDPAIDKRMDFHFNSILDVVSEWRKDKSQSQDTPLREKVQEVKKNFLQESGIQFSELEEKVLQFHLSNLEYACGSTLDQVSARSWDHNEFFAQFSGDHTLLTKGYSLLLHKLGEGLDIRTKCPVEAIDYSGDVVKVNSSTGSQWTAQKVLVTVPLTLLQRNLIQFNPPLPERKLKAIHSLGAGIIEKIALQFPHRFWDSKIQGADYFGHIPPGPDKRGMFSVFYDMEPQGKQAVLMSVITGDAVTVVRDMEDKEVVDECMKVLRELFKEQEVPEPLNFFVTHWSRDIWSQMSYSFVKTGGSGEAYDILAEDVQGKVFFAGEATNRHFPQTVTGAYLSGVREASKMTAM is encoded by the exons ATGCTGTCGGATGCAG ACTATCCAGGTAATACCTCTGGTGCTCGGCGAGCCAGGAAGAGGAGCTCCGGGGAGTCACCGGGCGACGGGCAGACGCTTCGCTCCTCGGGGAGGCAGATCAACGTGCGGGTGAAACGAACCAACAACCCCCCACCTGGACAG AGCAAAAGAAAAGCCACagacacagaggaggaagacgaccaGTCTGAGAAGAAGTATAGAAAATGTGAGAAGGCTGGCTGCTCTGCCACATACCCAGTTTGTTTTGCGAGTGCATCTGAAAG GTGTGCTAAAAATGGATACACATCTCGCTGGTATCATCTGTCGTGTGGTGAGCATTTTTGCAATGAATGCTTTGATCACTACTACAGAAG TCACAAAGACGGCTATGAGACCTTTGCTTCGTGGAAGAAGGTGTGGACCAGTAACGGGAAAAGCGAGCCCAGTCTTAAGGCTTTCATGGCAGATCAGCAGCTGCCATTCTGG GTTCAGTGCACTAAACTGGATTGCAGGAAATGGCGTCAGCTGACGAAGGAGAGCCAACTCACTGCTTCCTTGGCAGCAACTTACCGCTGTGGAATGAAGTTCAACAGCATCAAG AGTGAGGGACCAGACCAGTGCTCCCAACCAGAGGACCTG AGAGTGGTTGAAGTGAGTGACAGCTGGTGGCATTCGATGCTGATATTACCGCCGCTGTTCAAAGACAGTCCCGCCAGCCCGTTCCTCTCGGCCTACTACCCTGACTGTGTGGGGATGAGTCCGTCAGGCTTGCCCAGTAATGTGTCTCTGACTGAGTTAAGAGCTGATCACTGCAGAGCTGTTCAGCCACAAA TTCCAGGCCTGAGTCCATACTTCCAGCCCTTCTACCAGCCCAATGAGTGTGGAAAGGCTCTGTGTGTGCGGCCAGATATGATGGAGCTGGATGAGCTTTACGAGTTTCCAGAATTTTCTCGTGATCCTACGATGTATTTGGCTCTGCGTAACCTTATTCTTGCTTCCTGGAACAAAAATTGTAAG GAGGTGCTGACTTCACAGAAATGTGCTGTAAACATTATCGTTCGGGGGTTGGTACGTGTGCGCTGCGTGCAGGAGATGGACCGGGTGCTCCACTTCATGACCAGGAAGGGTCTCATCAACACCGGTGTACTGGCAGTGAAACAGCCTCTGCTGCCTGAGAGATACTGCTCT AGGAATGTTATCGTCATTGGTGCTGGGGCTGCCGGGTTAGCTGCTGCACGGCAGCTGCAAAACTTTGGCTCCCAG GTGATGGTGCTCGAAGCAAGGGATAGAATTGGAGGACGTGTGTGGGATGATACTTCTCTTGGCGTCACTGTAGGAGGAGGGGCTCAAATTGTCAACGGCTGTGTGAACAATCCAATCGCCCTGATGTGCGAACAG ATGGGCATCAGGATGCACAAGCTGGGTGAGCGTTGTGACCTATTTCAGGAAGGAGGTCAGGTGACAGACCCAGCCATCGACAAGCGCATGGACTTCCATTTCAACAGCATCCTGGATGTGGTGTCAGAATGGAGGAAAGATAAGTCTCAGAGCCAGGACACACCGCTGAGAG AAAAAGtccaggaggtgaagaagaattTTCTTCAGGAGTCTGGAATTCAGTTcagtgagctggaggagaaggtgcTTCAGTTTCATCTCAGCAACCTGGAGTACGCCTGTGGAAGCACATTAGACCAG GTATCAGCAAGATCCTGGGACCACAATGAGTTTTTTGCCCAGTTCTCAGGAGACCACACATTACTCACCAAGGGCTACTCTCTGTTACTCCACAAACTGGGCGAGGGACTTGACATCCGCACAAAGTGTCCG GTTGAGGCCATTGATTACTCAGGCGATGTTGTCAAAGTCAACTCCTCCACTGGGTCTCAATGGACAGCACAGAAG GTCCTTGTTACAGTCCCGTTGACTTTACTTCAGAGGAACTTGATTCAGTTCAACCCGCCACTTCCTGAAAGGAAGCTGAAAGCAATCCACAGTCTGGGAGCTGGTATCATAGAAAAG ATTGCTCTGCAGTTCCCACACAGATTCTGGGACAGCAAAATCCAAGGGGCGGACTACTTTGGTCACATACCTCCAGGTCCTGACAAGAGAGGCATGTTCAGTGTCTTCTATGACATGGAGCCACAG GGAAAGCAGGCCGTCCTCATGTCCGTTATCACTGGTGATGCTGTAACTGTTGTCCGGGACATGGAGGACAAGGAGGTTGTGGATGAGTGCATGAAGGTCCTGCGTGAACTTTTCAAAGAACAG gaagtaccAGAAccattgaatttttttgtgacaCATTGGAGTAGAGACATTTGGTCTCAGATGTCCTACAGCTTTGTGAAGACTGGTGGGAGTGGAGAGGCCTATGACATCCTCGCTGAAGACGTGCAGGGAAAAGTCTTCTTTGCTGGGGAG gCCACCAACAGACATTTCCCACAGACTGTGACAGGAGCCTACCTGAGTGGGGTCAGGGAGGCCAGCAAGATGACTGCTATGTAA